A region of uncultured Anaeromusa sp. DNA encodes the following proteins:
- a CDS encoding ABC transporter permease, which produces MGNKTFWKRLVRHRLGQGGLIVLAIMLLLAAAAPLLAAYSPVDADLAAVRQPPSGIHLFGTDELGRDIFSRLLYGARVSLAVGIASVALATTLGLLYGVVSGYAGGLADNALMRLLDGLLSVPTLVLVIALQALSGQGFQSVIGVIAATSWMQTARIVRTEFLAVKQQPFVQAALTCGASDGTLIWRHILPNCLPSVVVLATMSVGHAIVTEAALSFLGMGIPPHLPSWGNMLMGGQRSILAGAWWITFFPGCFIVLTVLAINFLGDAVRDALDPLGGKGNFGAKGEAS; this is translated from the coding sequence TTGGGTAACAAGACTTTTTGGAAACGTCTGGTGCGCCACCGTTTGGGGCAGGGCGGTTTAATCGTCTTGGCGATCATGCTTTTATTGGCTGCTGCTGCGCCGCTTTTGGCGGCGTATAGTCCGGTGGACGCCGACTTAGCAGCGGTACGGCAGCCTCCTAGCGGTATACATCTATTTGGTACGGATGAACTGGGACGTGATATTTTCAGCCGTCTGTTGTATGGCGCGCGCGTATCCCTTGCGGTGGGCATTGCTTCGGTGGCTCTGGCGACTACCCTGGGGCTTTTATATGGCGTGGTCAGCGGCTATGCAGGCGGCTTGGCGGATAATGCGCTGATGCGTTTGTTGGATGGCTTGCTTTCGGTGCCGACGCTGGTGCTGGTCATTGCCTTGCAGGCGCTGAGCGGTCAAGGCTTTCAAAGTGTTATTGGGGTGATTGCGGCTACCAGTTGGATGCAGACGGCCCGTATTGTACGGACCGAGTTTTTAGCGGTGAAACAGCAGCCTTTTGTGCAGGCGGCGCTTACATGCGGCGCAAGTGATGGAACGTTGATTTGGCGGCACATCTTGCCGAATTGTTTGCCTTCGGTTGTCGTGTTGGCGACGATGAGCGTAGGCCATGCGATTGTAACGGAAGCGGCCCTCAGCTTTCTGGGCATGGGGATTCCGCCGCACCTTCCTTCCTGGGGGAATATGCTGATGGGCGGGCAGCGGAGCATTTTAGCGGGCGCCTGGTGGATTACCTTTTTCCCGGGCTGCTTTATTGTCTTGACCGTACTTGCCATTAACTTCTTGGGAGATGCGGTGCGAGACGCTCTTGATCCATTAGGGGGCAAAGGAAATTTCGGAGCAAAAGGAGAGGCGTCATGA
- a CDS encoding adenosylcobinamide amidohydrolase, with protein sequence MEQNRLLSAGGVLQVKEDLLLCRFPQRRIALSTSPYNGGMREVSAIFNHRLTFYVESEAALPGGGLERYLAAIAKREALEEDGTSGLLTTAHMECMSYQRRFYEGITIEAIVTAGVKHNAARAGEDALYWEHHGKYVPISGTINIMLLIEAILSPGALVKALITATEAKTAALQDLAVCSPSSLLPATGTGTDGVILVSHKEGLVCKDVGTQSKLGEMLADAVKSGVKDALFKEEGLQELAPRFARKTHSLRS encoded by the coding sequence ATGGAGCAAAATCGTCTACTTTCTGCAGGAGGTGTTTTGCAGGTTAAAGAAGATTTGCTGCTTTGCCGCTTTCCACAGCGGCGTATTGCTTTGAGTACATCTCCTTATAACGGCGGCATGCGCGAGGTATCGGCAATATTTAATCATCGTTTGACTTTTTACGTTGAAAGTGAGGCGGCATTGCCTGGCGGCGGCTTAGAGCGATATTTGGCCGCTATTGCCAAGAGGGAAGCCTTAGAAGAAGACGGAACAAGCGGTCTTTTAACGACGGCCCATATGGAATGCATGTCTTACCAACGGCGCTTTTATGAAGGAATTACCATCGAAGCCATTGTGACGGCAGGGGTGAAGCATAATGCCGCCCGAGCCGGGGAAGATGCGCTTTACTGGGAACATCATGGGAAATACGTTCCTATTTCAGGAACTATTAATATTATGCTGCTTATAGAAGCAATCTTATCCCCTGGAGCTTTAGTGAAAGCTCTGATTACAGCTACGGAAGCTAAAACCGCAGCTTTGCAGGACTTAGCGGTATGCAGTCCCTCTAGTTTGCTTCCGGCAACTGGCACTGGCACCGATGGTGTGATTCTTGTAAGCCATAAAGAAGGATTGGTATGCAAGGATGTTGGTACGCAGTCGAAACTAGGGGAAATGTTGGCTGATGCAGTAAAATCCGGTGTAAAGGACGCCTTATTTAAAGAAGAAGGCTTGCAAGAGCTTGCGCCGAGATTTGCAAGAAAGACTCATTCCTTACGATCTTGA
- a CDS encoding biopolymer transporter ExbD, with translation MKLREWRVSRQPRLMIIPMIDIIFFLLVFFMLSTLYMVEQKTLPVQLPAAQAAQADLKKQVAVTVTAEGQTYVDEENVPLPLLGKRIQLEMSRQQEAFFVLRADKRVEYGRVVAVMDALKAAGVQRLSVATEAGAAQP, from the coding sequence GTGAAACTGCGTGAATGGAGGGTATCGCGTCAGCCGCGGCTGATGATTATTCCTATGATTGACATTATTTTCTTTCTCTTGGTCTTCTTCATGCTGAGCACCTTATATATGGTAGAGCAGAAAACGCTGCCTGTGCAGTTGCCGGCGGCGCAAGCGGCGCAGGCGGATTTGAAAAAGCAGGTGGCCGTTACGGTAACGGCTGAAGGGCAGACGTATGTAGATGAGGAAAATGTGCCTCTGCCGCTTTTGGGGAAGCGAATTCAGTTGGAAATGTCCAGACAGCAGGAAGCGTTTTTTGTTTTACGTGCTGATAAACGTGTGGAATATGGGCGTGTAGTGGCTGTTATGGATGCCTTGAAAGCTGCCGGAGTGCAGCGTCTTAGCGTGGCAACAGAAGCGGGAGCTGCGCAGCCATGA
- a CDS encoding iron-containing alcohol dehydrogenase family protein produces MTMAIEQVSFPQNVFRGRGALPQIGAYCKDLGGAVFILGGKTALEKTQATLEGSLKKAGVAIAAVEWYGGECTQDNIDRLAAGVRQHGAKVIIAVGGGKALDTGKLTGDACGVPVVTVPTIAATCAAATPVAVLYDNDGVFIRIVSFPNCPIGMVIDTDILLAAPAEYLSAGLGDTLAKWYEYRAAIQCVEQNSLSLAALAQGRLCYDLVARFGGEAQSAVATKQYDAALEAAADAIILYAGMASIYGGEKLRSAAAHALYNAFTIIPEAHEMGHGRTVGYGNLCLLALEGRPEEELLEAIGIAKACGVPVTSQQIAKTTAAQLEAVAAKAVSLPDMKNMPVTVTTEKMLQAIARVDALSL; encoded by the coding sequence ATGACCATGGCAATAGAACAAGTAAGCTTTCCCCAAAATGTCTTTCGCGGACGCGGGGCGTTGCCGCAGATTGGCGCTTATTGCAAAGACCTAGGAGGGGCGGTCTTTATTTTAGGAGGCAAGACAGCGCTGGAAAAAACGCAAGCAACCTTGGAAGGTAGCTTAAAAAAAGCGGGCGTAGCTATTGCGGCGGTGGAATGGTACGGAGGCGAATGTACGCAGGATAATATCGACCGCTTGGCAGCCGGGGTGCGTCAGCATGGGGCGAAGGTAATTATTGCCGTGGGCGGCGGTAAGGCGCTTGATACAGGTAAGTTGACTGGCGACGCTTGCGGCGTGCCGGTGGTGACGGTGCCAACCATTGCGGCTACTTGCGCGGCAGCTACGCCGGTAGCGGTGTTGTATGATAATGACGGTGTTTTTATCCGCATCGTATCGTTCCCCAATTGCCCGATAGGCATGGTCATTGACACCGATATTTTGCTGGCGGCGCCTGCGGAATATTTATCGGCAGGCTTAGGAGATACGCTGGCCAAATGGTACGAATACCGTGCCGCGATTCAGTGCGTGGAGCAGAATAGTTTAAGTCTGGCTGCCTTGGCTCAGGGCCGGTTGTGTTATGACTTGGTGGCTCGTTTTGGCGGCGAAGCGCAAAGTGCGGTAGCGACCAAACAATATGATGCAGCTCTGGAAGCAGCGGCAGATGCTATTATTCTGTACGCCGGGATGGCCTCGATTTATGGTGGAGAAAAGCTGCGTTCGGCAGCAGCTCATGCTTTATACAACGCCTTCACAATTATTCCAGAAGCCCATGAAATGGGGCATGGCCGGACAGTGGGCTATGGAAATCTTTGCTTATTGGCTCTGGAAGGACGGCCGGAAGAAGAGCTTCTGGAGGCTATTGGAATTGCTAAAGCTTGCGGCGTACCTGTGACTAGCCAGCAGATTGCTAAAACAACAGCGGCACAACTGGAGGCCGTTGCAGCGAAAGCGGTATCACTGCCGGATATGAAAAACATGCCGGTAACTGTGACTACGGAGAAAATGCTCCAGGCGATTGCGCGCGTTGACGCATTAAGTTTATAA
- a CDS encoding ABC transporter substrate-binding protein, translated as MKKKTALYLMLCGMLMAALLLTGCGGKKEAKTPADAIVLGVENESAKVNPLFTDEHDDAVMLIFTGLTRYNEKNELAPDLAESWQISADQKEYIFKLRQNVKWHDGQPFTAEDVKFTIDTALDKKSNSTIRERFEEIQEVSVLDPYTVKIVLKTPFPLLDAMTTGMIPKHALAGKDVNQDAFNAQPIGTGPFRLGQWQKGQAMTLEANKDFYRGAPKVEKVILKFLPDQNVRALQLETGEIDVALVDPAQVERVQKVQSLQVERVVTADYRCLMYNSQFPLWNDARVRQALNFAVDREALVKGVMLGWGKAAYGPLQLNWANNSAVETYAYNPAKAKELLVAAGYTPGADGMLQKDGKKLTFKITTFAHDPVRVSLANALSTQFKQIGVDSVPDPREKGSFKIADMETFLLGWGSPFDPDQDTYRIFHGSDPSSQNYEHYKNAKVDAALTAARQTMNQEARKGFYAQFQQALAEDPAFNFLVYLDVAVVHNKSIGGFKARTLGHHGAGYTWNVEEWSKTP; from the coding sequence ATGAAGAAAAAGACAGCTCTCTATCTTATGCTGTGCGGCATGCTAATGGCAGCATTACTGTTGACAGGGTGCGGAGGGAAAAAAGAAGCGAAGACCCCGGCGGATGCGATTGTCTTGGGGGTTGAGAATGAGTCTGCCAAGGTAAATCCGCTCTTTACAGACGAGCATGATGACGCGGTAATGCTGATCTTTACCGGCTTGACCAGATATAATGAAAAGAATGAGCTTGCGCCGGATTTAGCGGAATCCTGGCAAATAAGCGCCGATCAAAAGGAATACATATTCAAGCTGCGGCAAAACGTAAAATGGCATGATGGCCAGCCGTTTACGGCTGAAGACGTTAAATTTACGATTGATACGGCGTTAGACAAAAAAAGCAATTCGACCATTCGTGAACGTTTTGAAGAAATTCAAGAGGTAAGCGTACTTGATCCCTATACGGTCAAGATTGTTTTAAAGACGCCTTTTCCCTTGCTTGACGCTATGACAACCGGCATGATTCCGAAACATGCCTTAGCGGGAAAAGACGTGAATCAAGATGCCTTTAACGCTCAGCCGATTGGCACCGGACCTTTCCGTCTGGGACAATGGCAAAAAGGACAAGCGATGACGTTGGAAGCCAATAAGGATTTTTATCGGGGCGCTCCGAAAGTGGAGAAAGTGATCTTGAAGTTCCTGCCGGATCAGAATGTCCGGGCGTTGCAGTTGGAAACCGGAGAAATTGATGTAGCTCTTGTCGATCCGGCTCAAGTGGAGCGGGTGCAAAAAGTGCAGAGCCTCCAGGTGGAACGAGTAGTAACGGCGGATTATCGCTGCTTGATGTATAATAGCCAATTTCCGTTATGGAATGATGCGCGTGTACGCCAGGCATTGAATTTTGCCGTAGACCGGGAGGCGCTGGTAAAAGGCGTGATGCTTGGCTGGGGGAAGGCGGCTTACGGACCGCTGCAGCTCAATTGGGCCAATAACAGTGCGGTAGAAACATACGCCTATAACCCGGCAAAGGCGAAAGAACTGCTGGTTGCGGCAGGCTATACGCCGGGAGCGGACGGAATGCTGCAAAAAGACGGGAAGAAGTTGACTTTTAAAATTACTACTTTTGCCCATGATCCAGTGCGGGTTTCCTTAGCGAACGCCTTGTCCACGCAGTTTAAACAAATTGGCGTAGACTCCGTGCCGGATCCGCGAGAAAAAGGATCCTTTAAAATCGCAGACATGGAAACCTTTTTGTTAGGTTGGGGCAGTCCGTTTGATCCGGATCAAGATACGTACCGGATCTTCCATGGCAGCGACCCCAGCAGCCAAAACTATGAACACTATAAAAATGCTAAGGTAGATGCAGCTTTGACAGCGGCGCGGCAAACAATGAATCAAGAAGCGCGCAAAGGATTTTACGCTCAGTTTCAGCAAGCGTTGGCAGAGGACCCAGCGTTTAATTTCTTGGTTTACTTGGATGTTGCCGTAGTTCATAATAAAAGCATCGGCGGCTTCAAGGCAAGGACGTTGGGCCATCATGGCGCCGGTTATACTTGGAATGTTGAAGAATGGAGCAAGACTCCCTGA
- a CDS encoding TetR/AcrR family transcriptional regulator, with the protein MRSRKTTEIRREEILRAALSIVEEQGLDNLNTNAIAAVIQLVPSAIYRHFKNKEEIIAALIDFIGERLQQNLQQATTQKGTALERLKNLFELHVKLLQEETAIPRILYFLISSERNQELKQKMLAEINAYVYETKKLLVQGKKAGEINPTVDVTAAAMMFLGMIQPLVILSQENKEVLDEYPQKLWQCYQRAIAF; encoded by the coding sequence ATGAGAAGCAGAAAGACTACGGAAATACGTCGCGAGGAAATCTTGCGAGCGGCGCTGTCTATTGTTGAGGAGCAGGGCTTAGACAATTTAAATACAAATGCGATTGCCGCTGTGATTCAATTGGTGCCGTCTGCCATTTACCGGCATTTCAAAAATAAAGAAGAAATTATTGCGGCTTTGATAGACTTTATTGGTGAGCGTCTGCAGCAAAACTTGCAGCAAGCGACAACGCAGAAGGGGACAGCTCTGGAACGCTTAAAAAACCTCTTTGAACTTCACGTGAAATTGCTGCAAGAAGAAACGGCGATTCCGCGCATTCTTTATTTTTTAATCAGCAGCGAGCGGAATCAGGAATTGAAACAAAAGATGTTGGCTGAAATTAACGCCTATGTATATGAAACGAAAAAGCTGTTGGTGCAAGGGAAAAAAGCCGGCGAAATCAATCCGACAGTGGATGTTACGGCTGCAGCCATGATGTTTTTAGGCATGATTCAGCCCCTGGTTATTCTCAGCCAAGAGAATAAGGAAGTATTGGACGAATATCCGCAAAAATTGTGGCAGTGTTATCAACGTGCGATTGCTTTCTAG
- a CDS encoding sirohydrochlorin cobaltochelatase: MNKWMKKGLFAMCAVCLLSVGFGGGAAAAQTKKAIVVTSFGTTFPDARKACIETAENDIRAAFPDYEVRRAFTARKVIAKMAAEEKIQVDTLEQALAKLKAEGYQEVIIQPLHLTPGEEYEKKILNAYRQAWADNSFESIAVGRPVLMFDGQQGMPDDFTVLAAAAEKQMPKLGTGEAVLFMGHGSPHQPNPAYAKMQSILQARGNKAYMGVVEETDHPNFEDALAELKKNQVKKVILMPFMLVAGDHANNDMAGSESTSWKNRLQKEGFQVETVVKGLGENAAYRSIYVKHVRDAIRGLYQPQH; the protein is encoded by the coding sequence ATGAATAAGTGGATGAAAAAAGGACTGTTCGCCATGTGCGCCGTATGCTTGCTTTCGGTTGGTTTTGGCGGCGGAGCGGCAGCAGCGCAAACGAAAAAAGCCATTGTAGTTACCAGCTTCGGTACAACTTTTCCAGATGCTCGTAAAGCTTGCATTGAAACTGCGGAAAATGATATTCGGGCGGCGTTTCCTGACTACGAAGTGCGTCGCGCCTTTACGGCCCGGAAGGTAATCGCCAAGATGGCGGCGGAAGAAAAGATTCAAGTGGATACTTTGGAGCAAGCCTTAGCAAAGTTGAAGGCGGAAGGCTATCAAGAAGTGATCATTCAACCGCTGCATTTGACTCCGGGAGAGGAATATGAAAAGAAGATTTTAAATGCATATCGTCAGGCTTGGGCCGATAATTCCTTTGAAAGCATTGCCGTAGGACGGCCGGTTTTGATGTTTGATGGACAGCAGGGCATGCCGGACGATTTCACGGTGTTGGCCGCAGCGGCTGAAAAACAAATGCCTAAATTAGGAACCGGGGAAGCGGTTCTTTTCATGGGCCATGGTTCGCCGCATCAGCCGAATCCGGCGTATGCAAAAATGCAGAGCATTTTGCAAGCTAGAGGTAATAAAGCGTACATGGGCGTTGTGGAGGAAACCGATCATCCTAACTTTGAAGATGCTCTGGCGGAGTTGAAAAAAAACCAAGTCAAAAAGGTTATCTTGATGCCCTTTATGTTGGTGGCTGGTGATCATGCCAATAATGATATGGCTGGCAGCGAATCGACTTCTTGGAAAAACCGTCTACAAAAAGAAGGTTTTCAAGTAGAAACGGTTGTGAAGGGTCTAGGAGAAAATGCGGCCTATCGTTCCATTTACGTGAAACATGTTCGCGATGCGATTCGAGGCTTGTATCAGCCTCAGCATTAA
- a CDS encoding ABC transporter permease — protein sequence MEQDSLMLLFILRRLLASVPVLLVVSLCSFFFIHTAHGDPAVAMYGSQLERMRPADQERIRENLGLDQPLPVQYGRWLSQALQGELGTSYITGRPVSQMLAERLPRTIVLNVSALALMVCLAVAVGLASAIRQYSWIDYLATFFSFLFFSIPSFWLALLAILFFSVYLGWLPSAGMASLGTDGDWLDRLRHLLLPVIVLALSHVGAYIRFVRSSMLEVLGKEYIRMAHAKGLSPRRVHYLHAFRNALVPVITYGGLSFSSLVGGGYLVETVFAYPGLGQLSIQAASMRDYPLLMGTILLTGCFVVAGNLLADIACAWVDPRLTVEGLRKKVGGIG from the coding sequence ATGGAGCAAGACTCCCTGATGCTGCTGTTTATTTTGCGGAGGCTGCTGGCTAGTGTGCCGGTGCTGCTGGTTGTCAGCCTCTGCTCCTTTTTCTTTATTCATACGGCCCATGGGGACCCGGCGGTGGCCATGTACGGCAGCCAATTGGAACGAATGCGCCCGGCGGACCAGGAGCGCATCCGTGAAAATTTGGGGCTGGATCAACCATTGCCTGTACAGTATGGACGCTGGTTGTCGCAAGCTTTACAAGGCGAATTGGGAACTTCCTATATTACCGGCCGCCCGGTATCTCAAATGCTGGCGGAGCGGCTGCCGCGCACTATTGTGCTGAATGTGAGCGCTTTGGCGCTGATGGTATGCCTGGCGGTTGCCGTGGGCTTGGCTAGCGCCATTCGTCAATATTCGTGGATTGATTATCTGGCGACGTTTTTTTCGTTTCTCTTTTTTTCCATTCCTAGCTTTTGGCTGGCGCTGTTAGCGATTTTGTTTTTCAGCGTCTATTTAGGCTGGCTGCCATCCGCTGGCATGGCTTCTTTGGGGACTGATGGAGATTGGCTCGACCGGCTGCGGCATTTGCTGCTGCCGGTCATTGTGCTGGCGTTAAGTCATGTGGGCGCTTACATTCGCTTTGTGCGTTCCAGCATGCTGGAAGTGCTGGGTAAGGAATATATTCGTATGGCCCACGCCAAAGGCTTATCGCCGCGAAGAGTGCATTATCTGCACGCCTTTCGCAATGCCTTGGTGCCTGTTATTACCTATGGCGGGTTATCTTTTTCTTCTCTTGTCGGGGGAGGTTATCTGGTGGAAACGGTATTTGCTTATCCAGGCCTGGGACAATTGAGTATTCAAGCCGCATCCATGCGAGATTATCCGCTATTGATGGGAACGATATTGTTAACCGGTTGCTTTGTCGTCGCCGGAAACTTGCTGGCGGATATCGCCTGCGCTTGGGTAGATCCCCGGCTTACAGTGGAAGGGCTGCGAAAGAAGGTGGGCGGCATTGGGTAA
- a CDS encoding ABC transporter ATP-binding protein, which yields MKESCLSLRHVSVSIDGAPLVRDVTFDVPAGEVLGLVGESGSGKSLTLQAVMGLAGMGRNNVQVQGEAWFQGKNLCALKPEELRALRGAAIGMVFQDPLASLNPVLPVGWQVAELFRVHRKLSRREAGAGARQALLRAGVTKPEELYYRFPHQLSGGQRQRVLIAMAVALEPPLIIADEPTTALDVTLQAQIIEELRRLQQEGGSSVLLVSHDMGVIAELADQVAVMREGRVVEQGSCTAIFDAPQEAYTQRLLAASRFELIEEAAHESSCS from the coding sequence ATGAAGGAATCTTGTTTGTCCTTGCGCCATGTGTCGGTTTCTATTGATGGCGCGCCTTTAGTTCGGGATGTGACCTTTGATGTGCCTGCCGGTGAAGTCTTGGGCTTGGTAGGAGAAAGCGGCAGCGGCAAGTCGTTGACGCTGCAGGCGGTGATGGGGCTGGCCGGTATGGGGCGCAACAATGTGCAGGTTCAAGGAGAAGCCTGGTTTCAAGGGAAAAACCTATGCGCCTTGAAGCCGGAGGAGCTGCGCGCGCTACGCGGTGCGGCGATCGGCATGGTCTTTCAAGATCCCCTGGCCTCGCTGAATCCGGTATTGCCTGTAGGCTGGCAGGTAGCAGAGCTTTTTCGAGTGCACCGGAAGCTGTCGCGTCGAGAGGCTGGAGCCGGGGCGAGACAAGCTCTGCTTCGCGCGGGCGTTACAAAGCCGGAAGAGCTGTACTATCGCTTTCCGCACCAATTGTCAGGCGGTCAGCGGCAGAGAGTGCTGATTGCTATGGCTGTGGCGCTGGAGCCTCCTTTGATCATCGCAGATGAGCCGACTACCGCCTTGGATGTGACCTTGCAAGCGCAGATTATCGAAGAATTGCGCCGCTTGCAGCAAGAGGGAGGAAGCTCAGTGCTTTTAGTCTCTCATGATATGGGCGTGATTGCAGAGCTGGCGGATCAGGTGGCGGTCATGCGCGAGGGACGCGTGGTAGAACAGGGGAGCTGTACAGCAATTTTTGATGCGCCTCAGGAGGCCTATACGCAGCGCTTGTTGGCGGCCAGCCGCTTCGAATTGATTGAGGAGGCGGCGCATGAGTCTTCTTGTAGTTGA
- a CDS encoding MotA/TolQ/ExbB proton channel family protein, producing MDLERIWQLFQAGGVVMYPLIFCSILVVAVTLDRHWNYKEAESFRGGKAEFLSSLQEGRWIEPPATAGAFSKLLQDAYSWRGLEASVQLQMFENAAATVMGRFRERLSYLETIVTLAPLLGLLGTVVGMIQSFQVLAVKTGQMQAITGGVGEALVATATGLCVAVLALLCHSWLCQRLERLAGDMEECGAALLTGSNIATGRRSRETA from the coding sequence ATGGACTTAGAACGGATTTGGCAGTTGTTTCAAGCGGGTGGCGTGGTTATGTATCCGTTGATTTTTTGCTCGATTTTGGTGGTGGCAGTGACTTTGGATCGGCATTGGAACTATAAAGAGGCGGAGAGTTTTCGAGGCGGGAAGGCGGAATTTTTGAGTTCGCTGCAAGAGGGCCGTTGGATTGAACCGCCGGCAACGGCGGGAGCCTTTTCTAAGCTGTTGCAGGATGCATATAGCTGGCGTGGCTTGGAGGCGTCGGTGCAACTGCAAATGTTTGAGAATGCGGCGGCGACGGTAATGGGACGGTTTCGGGAACGCTTAAGCTATTTGGAGACCATTGTCACATTAGCGCCGCTCCTGGGCCTTTTGGGAACAGTAGTGGGAATGATTCAGTCGTTTCAAGTTTTGGCTGTCAAAACAGGACAAATGCAGGCGATCACCGGCGGAGTTGGGGAAGCGTTGGTGGCGACAGCAACAGGTCTTTGCGTAGCGGTTTTGGCGTTGTTGTGTCATTCCTGGCTTTGCCAACGTTTAGAGCGCTTAGCGGGAGATATGGAAGAATGCGGTGCTGCCCTTTTGACGGGTTCCAATATTGCTACAGGGAGGCGCAGCCGTGAAACTGCGTGA
- a CDS encoding L-lactate dehydrogenase — MSFPKRKLAIVGVGHVGSAVLNCALAFNLAADIALIDILEEKAMGEALDASHGTPYTFSPSAYVHAGGYEECKDADVIIVAAGPSILPGANLDRLLLAESNVKTIHDVMNSIAKYTKDAIIIMITNPLDITTYCAQNLFDYPNHKILGTGTTLETARLRRILGNKYNVDPKNVHGYILGEHGNSAFPAWSLVSVAGIAADKLDVYFQPEDPLDYEKTGAAVVNVAYDVLNYKGCTNSGIAMAACRIARAVFYNENSIFPVSTTLNGEYGLSGIALSLPCVVNSEGIRQRLEVPLNEMEISKLKASFENLGQVLKSVGIKN; from the coding sequence ATGAGTTTTCCTAAACGTAAGTTGGCCATTGTCGGGGTAGGGCATGTTGGTTCGGCGGTGTTGAATTGCGCCTTGGCGTTTAATTTGGCGGCGGATATTGCTTTGATTGATATTCTTGAAGAAAAGGCGATGGGAGAGGCGTTAGACGCCAGCCATGGCACGCCGTATACCTTTAGCCCCAGTGCCTACGTGCACGCAGGCGGCTACGAAGAATGCAAAGATGCAGACGTGATTATTGTGGCCGCAGGTCCGAGCATTCTTCCGGGCGCTAATTTGGATCGCCTGCTGTTGGCGGAGAGCAATGTAAAAACCATTCATGATGTGATGAATTCCATTGCGAAATACACTAAAGACGCCATTATCATTATGATTACAAATCCTTTAGATATTACTACGTATTGTGCGCAAAATCTCTTTGACTATCCTAATCATAAGATTTTAGGGACAGGGACAACCTTAGAGACTGCGCGGCTGCGCAGGATTTTGGGCAATAAATACAACGTCGACCCCAAGAACGTACATGGTTATATTCTTGGCGAGCATGGAAACTCCGCTTTCCCGGCGTGGAGCCTGGTGAGCGTCGCCGGCATTGCTGCTGACAAGCTAGATGTGTATTTTCAGCCGGAAGATCCCTTGGACTATGAAAAAACGGGCGCGGCAGTAGTCAATGTCGCCTATGATGTATTGAACTACAAGGGCTGCACCAATTCCGGCATTGCTATGGCAGCCTGCCGGATTGCCAGAGCGGTATTTTATAATGAAAACAGTATTTTCCCGGTATCGACAACCTTAAACGGAGAGTATGGCTTGTCCGGCATTGCATTGAGCCTGCCTTGCGTCGTAAATTCCGAGGGGATTCGGCAGCGGTTAGAAGTGCCGCTAAACGAGATGGAAATTAGCAAGCTGAAAGCGAGCTTTGAAAACTTGGGACAAGTGTTAAAATCAGTGGGTATTAAAAACTAA
- a CDS encoding ATP-binding cassette domain-containing protein — protein sequence MSLLVVENVCCRYRLHSHWLAGHKEVKAVEKVSLQIAEGERLALAGESGSGKSTLARAILLLEPLASGKILFDGEDISALKGKAQKNYRRQVQMVFQDAYSSMNPRMQVGEILAEPVRSFVLEENEARVTKRISNMLECCGLSAKVLERYPGELSGGECQRVALARALLPQPRLVVFDEATSSLDVTLQNQILGLLHQVRQQMDLTYLFITHNLAMLPHVADRVGIMQEGRLVEVLPAHQLAQGKHPYTQKLLAAAPVTHPKDRRALSR from the coding sequence ATGAGTCTTCTTGTAGTTGAAAACGTTTGTTGCCGTTATCGGTTGCATTCGCATTGGCTGGCCGGGCATAAAGAAGTGAAGGCCGTAGAAAAGGTATCCTTGCAGATTGCCGAAGGAGAGCGCTTGGCGTTGGCTGGCGAAAGCGGCAGCGGGAAAAGTACGCTGGCTAGAGCGATCTTATTGTTGGAGCCGCTGGCATCAGGCAAAATTCTTTTTGATGGTGAGGATATTTCCGCGCTAAAGGGGAAGGCGCAAAAAAACTATCGGCGTCAAGTGCAGATGGTGTTTCAAGACGCTTATTCTTCCATGAATCCCCGTATGCAGGTAGGAGAAATTCTAGCGGAACCGGTGCGGTCTTTTGTTTTGGAGGAAAATGAAGCTCGCGTAACGAAGCGGATCAGCAATATGCTGGAATGCTGCGGCTTGTCCGCTAAAGTTTTGGAGCGGTATCCGGGAGAACTTTCTGGAGGGGAGTGCCAGCGAGTCGCTTTGGCTAGGGCTCTTTTGCCGCAGCCAAGGCTGGTTGTATTTGACGAGGCTACGTCGAGTTTGGATGTGACGTTGCAGAATCAAATCCTTGGCTTGTTGCATCAAGTGCGGCAGCAGATGGATTTGACCTATCTTTTTATTACGCATAATCTGGCCATGCTGCCCCACGTAGCAGACCGCGTCGGTATTATGCAAGAAGGCAGACTGGTTGAAGTTTTGCCTGCGCATCAGTTAGCGCAAGGAAAACATCCGTATACGCAAAAACTGTTGGCGGCGGCTCCGGTGACACATCCGAAGGATCGAAGAGCTTTGTCAAGGTGA